GCGAAGACTGCGAGAAGGGATCACCTCCAACCGGCTTCGCATCGGCTGCGGACTGCGTTCGATGTCGAACTCACCGCGCAAAGTGAGAATGTAGCATTCTCGAAAATACCCCTAGCAAATGAAATGGCATTTCTACAATGCCGAAGGTTATAAGCGGTGCTCCGATGTGGATCAGAGACTGGGGCGGCCGAGTGCGAACCCGAGCGGCAGGTCCGCGCCGGCGGCGCGCGTGGTGTCCGCGCGCCGCAGAGTGCCGCCAGTATCGCCGGGCAGCCGCGCGATGTAATCGCGGATTGTCCCGCTCGCCATCGCCGTGCGCTACTCGCCGTCGAGAACTACCATCGCCAGTCCGCGGGGATGGGAGTGCAAATGTCCACAGCAGCGCGCAGCGATTCGAAGAGTCGTTTCCCCTCGGGCCAGGGGCCGTAGCCCGCGTCCACGTTGATGTGACCCGCAGCACCGACGTTCACGAACCGACTGCCCCACTGTCGCGCAAGGTTGCGCGCCTTCCCGATGTCGACCCAGGGGTCGGTCTCGCTCGCCACCAGGATGCTGGGGAAGTCGAAGGGGCTGCCGGCGATCGCCTCCCGGGCGACGTTCCACCGCTGCGGATCGGCAGGCGCCACCAGCAGCGCGCCGGCAATTCCGCCGGGGTACCGCAGCGCGCGGTGCGCGACGGCGAGGCAGCCGAAGCTGTGGGCAATGAACAGGCACGGAACCCCGGCAGCCTGCACGGCCTCGTCCACCGCGCCCGCCCATGCCTCGAGATCGGGGTCGTTCCAGTCGCGCTGCGTCACCCGCCGGTAGTCCGGGCGGACGTTCTGCCACAGCGTCTGCCAGTGACCGGGTCCACTGTTCCCCAGGCCGGGAACGACGAGTACTGCGTGAGATGCCGGTCGTCCACCCGTGTGCAGGTGCTCGTCCTGGGGGTGCGCTTCACTGCGAGCCACGGCCAATGTTTTCCGCGTCTGGATGAGACAAAGCGCGCGCCGACCCGAAATCCGCCTGAGACAACGGGCGCCTTGCGAGCGCTGCGGGCGCACCGAGGACGAAGCCCTGAGCGAACTCGACGCCGGCGTCGATGACTTTCTTCAGGAGGTCCGCGGATTCTACGCGGCCGGCGAGCAGCGCAACGCCGTTTTCCCCGAGTGCCATTGCGACCGCGGCGAGCCGTTCAGCGCTCAGGCTCGCCGACACGTCCACCTTGACGAGATCGACCGGCGCGTCGTTGAACATCCCGAGCACCCGTTCGTCGCAGCGGCTGATCGGCACCATGACCCGATAGCCGCGTGCCCGGTAGTTGCGCGCTCCTCTTGCCAGCACGTCGGGGACGGCGATCACGCTGCGCGGGAAGACGATGACGACGCGCTGCGGGCTCAGGCCGAACTTGCCGAGAACACCTTCGAACACCCTGCCGTGTTCGTCCGGAACGCTCGCCAGCAGGCGTTCTTCGACGTTAAGGAAGAGACTCTGGCTCGCGTCGACATGGGCGAAGTAATTCAGCGTATGCAGCGTGCGGCAGAGTCGGTCCAGATGCCGCAGCATGGCATCGCCAGCCGTCAGCGCGAACAGGCTCCACGGCGCCAGCGGCGAATCGCCCGGTGCCTCCACGCGCAACAGACCCTGATGGCCGACCACACGCTGCCGATGCAGATCCATGACCGGCTGAAACACGCTCGCCACGCGGGCGTTGAGGAAGCGCCCGGCGACGTGCCCGCCTTCGGTCCGAAAAAGGGGCGAGCCGAGATCGATCCGGTCAGGCAACGTCGCGACGTAATCCGTGATCTGCTGAACGTGAATCTCCGGTGTCATGCGGGGACTGCGAGTCGGGGAGAAACGTTACTTCGCCTGATAGATCTGATCGAACACCCCACCGTCCGCGAAGAATGTCTTCTGGGCTTTCTGCCAGCCACCGAATCGCTCGTCGATGGTGAAGAGATTGATCTTGGGGAACACGCTGCCATACTTCGCCGCCACCTTCGGGTCGCGGGGGCGATAGAAGTTCTTGCCGGCGATCTCCTGGCCCTCGTCCGAATACAGATACTGGAGATAGGCTTCGGCGACGGCGCGCGTGCCGCGTTTGTCGGCGACCTTGTCGACGAGCGCCACCGGCGGTTCGGCGAGGATGCTGAGCGACGGCACGACGATCTCGAACTTCTCCGGCCCGAGTTCTTTCACGGCCAGGAACGCCTCGTTCTCCCAGGAGATGAAGATGTCACCGACGCCGCGCTCGGTGAAGGTGGTGGTCGAGCCGCGCGCGCCGGAGTCGAGCACAGGCACGTTCTTATAGAGCGCCGCGACGAATTCCTTCGCCTTGTCGTCGCTGCCGTACTTCTTCAGCGCATAACCCCAAGCGGCGAGGAAGTTCCAGCGCGCGCCACCCGACGTCTTGGGATTGGGTGTGATCACCGCGACACCGGGCTTCACCAGATCGTCCCAGTCCTTGATCTGCTTGGGATTGCCCTTGCGCACCAGAAACACGATCGTCGAAGTGTAGGGAGAGCTGTTGTGCGGCAGCCGCTTCTGCCAGTCTTCGGGCAGCAGCTTTGCTCGCGCCGCGATCTCGTCGATGTCGTAGGCAAGCGCAAGGGTGACGACGTCGCCTTCGAGACCGTCGATCACCGCACGTGCCTGCTTGCCGGAACCACCGTGCGAAGCGCGGATGGTCACCTCTTCACCCGTCTTGGCCTTCCAGTGCTTGGCGAAAGCCTTGTTGTACTCCTGGTAGAGCTCACGCGTGGGGTCGTACGACACGTTCAGAATGCTGGTTTCCGCCAGCGCTGGCAGCGGCAGTGCAAGTGCAGCGACAAGCAGCAGCATGTTCTTGAGCTTCATGACTTCTCCTGATTTTTTCGGTTTTAGGGCAGACAGGTGCGCCAGCCGGCACCGCCGGCCTGCGCAGGCCGTACCAATATAGCCAGGGATAAATAGAACCTCAAAGAATATGAGGATATTTTATTATTCCACTTTCTTCTTGGACTGCCGCGAGAACCAACCGGTACTCGCGGGCAGGAAAGAACAACCGGGGATGACCGAGCCCGGCGGGCTCAGGCGATGCGGGTGATGAGCGGAAGAACGTCGTGCGCGGCGGCGGCCGCCTTCGCCGCGAATACTTCGCCCAGCATGATGAGCGCAGGTCCGTTGATCCCACGTTCCGTCAGCTGCGGCAGTTCTGCCAGGGTCATGCGGTACTCGCGCATGCCGGGCAGCGAAGCGTTTTCCACCACACGCACCGGGGTGCACGACCGCATGCCGCGGTCGAGCAGACAGCGTGCGATCTCGGCGGCCTGCCCGATCCCCATGTACAGAACGGACGTGTCCGCCGCGATGACGGCTGGCGCCCAGTCGCTCTCGGCCTCGTGCGAGCCCACACGCGGCGTGGCGACCGTCACCGTGCGGGCGAGGCCGCGCCGCGTGAGCGATATGCCGATATCCGCGCTGGCGGCGAGGGCAGCGGTGACGCCGGGCACGACCTCGTACGCAATGCCCGCGGCCTGCAGCGCGGCGATCTCCTCCTGCGCGCGCCCGAAGAGCATCGGATCGCCGCCCTTCAGCCGTACGACGACGTCGTACTTCCGTGCGGCATCGACGAGCCGTTTGTTGATGAAGCGCTGCGCCGTCGAACGCTTCCCGCAGCGCTTGCCGACTTCGATCTTCTCGGCGCTGCGTGCCAGCGCCACCGTCTCCGGATGTACCAGTGCGTCGTGGAAAACGATGTCGGCCTGTTCGAGCAGGCGCGCAGCGCGCAGCGTGACGAGATCCGGTGCACCGGGGCCCGCGCCGACGAGATAGACCTTCCCCATCAGGCGCCGCTCTCGATCATGCCGGCGGCGACGGTGTTGTTGGTGGCCTCGTCGATGAGGATGAAGCTGCCGGTGGCCCGGTTCGTCTTGTAGTCGTCGACGAAAAGCGGCTGCAGCGTCTTGATCGAGACGCGTGCGATCTCGTTGAAGCGAAGGCTTGTCGCAGGATGCCGCTCGAGGGTGTTGACGTCGACCTGGTAGTCGATGGCCTTGACGAGCGCCTTCACCGTGCGGGTCGTATGCTTGATGAGGTACTTGCGCGCGAGATGAAGAGGCTGCGCGTCGAACCAGCAGATGCTCGCCGCGAATTCGCGGGTCGTGCGAGGCACGTCGTCCGACCTCACGATCATGTCGCCGCGTGAGACGTCGAGCGGATCGGCGAGCGTGAGCTGCACCGACAGCGGCGCCGCAGCGCTGTCGAGACTGCCGTCCAGCGTGACGATCTGCGCAACGCTGCTGGTGAGACCGGAAGGCAGCACCGTTACCTCGTCCCCGACCTCGATGGAACCGGACTCGATACGGCCGGCATAGCCGCGGAAATCGTGGAATGCATCCTCGTGCGGTCTACAGACCCACTGCACGGGAAAGCGGAAATCGCGCTCGTTCACGTCGTGAGCGATCTCGACGCCCTCGAGGTGATCCATCAC
The genomic region above belongs to Betaproteobacteria bacterium and contains:
- the cysN gene encoding sulfate adenylyltransferase subunit CysN; its protein translation is MSVMESFSFRASELLRFITAGSVDDGKSTLIGRLLHDSKAIFEDQLHAIAKTTQKRGTAGVDLALLTDGLQAEREQGITIDVAYRYFATPRRKFIIADTPGHEQYTRNMVTGASTANLAVILIDARKGVLTQSRRHAYLASLVGIPHLVVAVNKMDLVDWSRDVFERIRGEFSAFAEALGLRDITFIPLSALHGDMVVERGDNLDWYSGPTVMDHLEGVEIAHDVNERDFRFPVQWVCRPHEDAFHDFRGYAGRIESGSIEVGDEVTVLPSGLTSSVAQIVTLDGSLDSAAAPLSVQLTLADPLDVSRGDMIVRSDDVPRTTREFAASICWFDAQPLHLARKYLIKHTTRTVKALVKAIDYQVDVNTLERHPATSLRFNEIARVSIKTLQPLFVDDYKTNRATGSFILIDEATNNTVAAGMIESGA
- the cobA gene encoding uroporphyrinogen-III C-methyltransferase — translated: MGKVYLVGAGPGAPDLVTLRAARLLEQADIVFHDALVHPETVALARSAEKIEVGKRCGKRSTAQRFINKRLVDAARKYDVVVRLKGGDPMLFGRAQEEIAALQAAGIAYEVVPGVTAALAASADIGISLTRRGLARTVTVATPRVGSHEAESDWAPAVIAADTSVLYMGIGQAAEIARCLLDRGMRSCTPVRVVENASLPGMREYRMTLAELPQLTERGINGPALIMLGEVFAAKAAAAAHDVLPLITRIA
- a CDS encoding alpha/beta hydrolase; this encodes MHTGGRPASHAVLVVPGLGNSGPGHWQTLWQNVRPDYRRVTQRDWNDPDLEAWAGAVDEAVQAAGVPCLFIAHSFGCLAVAHRALRYPGGIAGALLVAPADPQRWNVAREAIAGSPFDFPSILVASETDPWVDIGKARNLARQWGSRFVNVGAAGHINVDAGYGPWPEGKRLFESLRAAVDICTPIPADWRW
- a CDS encoding sulfate ABC transporter substrate-binding protein, whose translation is MLLLVAALALPLPALAETSILNVSYDPTRELYQEYNKAFAKHWKAKTGEEVTIRASHGGSGKQARAVIDGLEGDVVTLALAYDIDEIAARAKLLPEDWQKRLPHNSSPYTSTIVFLVRKGNPKQIKDWDDLVKPGVAVITPNPKTSGGARWNFLAAWGYALKKYGSDDKAKEFVAALYKNVPVLDSGARGSTTTFTERGVGDIFISWENEAFLAVKELGPEKFEIVVPSLSILAEPPVALVDKVADKRGTRAVAEAYLQYLYSDEGQEIAGKNFYRPRDPKVAAKYGSVFPKINLFTIDERFGGWQKAQKTFFADGGVFDQIYQAK
- a CDS encoding EAL domain-containing protein; the encoded protein is MTPEIHVQQITDYVATLPDRIDLGSPLFRTEGGHVAGRFLNARVASVFQPVMDLHRQRVVGHQGLLRVEAPGDSPLAPWSLFALTAGDAMLRHLDRLCRTLHTLNYFAHVDASQSLFLNVEERLLASVPDEHGRVFEGVLGKFGLSPQRVVIVFPRSVIAVPDVLARGARNYRARGYRVMVPISRCDERVLGMFNDAPVDLVKVDVSASLSAERLAAVAMALGENGVALLAGRVESADLLKKVIDAGVEFAQGFVLGAPAALARRPLSQADFGSARALSHPDAENIGRGSQ